In Kushneria marisflavi, the following are encoded in one genomic region:
- a CDS encoding methyltransferase domain-containing protein has translation MSNHHADQATFSEQFLAGQRYWQTSHGRRQWQAEQQCLHQQLSRSGMQHALELGMAPPLLAIDSIRHRIQWAPQRSLAEYPSTLICRPEALPLADESLELVLVHHLLEVSPQPTHVLREAARVTSDSGRLILIGWHPLGIAGPTRLKRCREHFYQRSRWLTPGRLRDWLRFIDFNIERIDYCGFVPFENTPDWLLMERWGRRHNLPLGRAWVIVAKRQMCRMIPLKKRFNPATILGSKASVLACTAHEPPQPLQTSSSFVIPERADIESGSQVHAGKRHSAVTPAVVA, from the coding sequence ATGTCAAATCACCACGCAGATCAGGCAACGTTCAGTGAACAGTTCCTTGCCGGACAGCGTTACTGGCAGACCTCCCATGGCAGACGACAGTGGCAGGCCGAGCAGCAATGTCTGCATCAACAACTGTCCAGATCGGGTATGCAACATGCGCTCGAGCTGGGTATGGCACCGCCCCTGCTGGCCATTGACAGCATCCGCCATCGAATCCAATGGGCACCACAGCGTAGTCTGGCCGAGTATCCCTCCACCCTGATCTGTCGCCCCGAGGCTCTGCCACTGGCTGACGAGTCCCTGGAACTGGTACTGGTTCATCATCTACTGGAAGTGTCGCCTCAGCCTACCCATGTCCTGCGAGAAGCTGCACGCGTCACCAGTGACAGTGGGCGCCTGATATTGATTGGCTGGCATCCGCTGGGCATAGCAGGGCCAACACGACTCAAACGCTGTCGCGAACACTTTTATCAGCGTAGTCGCTGGCTGACACCGGGACGATTGCGAGACTGGCTGAGGTTTATCGACTTCAATATTGAACGCATCGATTATTGCGGATTTGTGCCTTTTGAAAACACGCCGGACTGGCTTCTCATGGAACGCTGGGGCCGACGGCACAATCTGCCGCTTGGGCGGGCATGGGTCATTGTTGCCAAACGTCAGATGTGTCGCATGATTCCTCTCAAAAAACGCTTCAACCCAGCCACCATACTGGGCAGCAAGGCCTCCGTGCTGGCCTGCACAGCCCATGAGCCCCCTCAGCCACTGCAAACCTCTTCATCGTTCGTCATCCCTGAAAGGGCAGACATTGAATCCGGCAGTCAGGTTCATGCCGGCAAACGTCACTCGGCAGTCACCCCGGCCGTCGTGGCATAA
- the gloB gene encoding hydroxyacylglutathione hydrolase, whose protein sequence is MLTVKPLPAFQDNYIWVMEQDNAGSVVVVDPGEAQPVIDYLERSGAHLEAILITHHHRDHTGGLDELKSRYSPRVIGPDNPAIKGIDDAVRDGDRFRLLGRHFEVMATPGHTLDHISYLSSGTPSLLFCADTLFCGGCGRLFEGTPEQMHQALTRFAELDDDTLVFGAHEYTLSNLKFAQAAELENANRDALLAECQKARELDRPTLPSTIGRERLVNPFMRVHLESVQRSAAEQGEAHDALSTFTTLRAWKDRF, encoded by the coding sequence ATGTTGACCGTCAAACCATTGCCAGCGTTCCAGGATAATTACATCTGGGTGATGGAACAGGATAATGCCGGCAGCGTTGTTGTGGTCGATCCGGGTGAAGCGCAGCCGGTCATCGATTATCTGGAACGCTCGGGGGCGCACCTTGAGGCCATCCTGATTACGCATCATCACCGAGACCATACCGGCGGGCTTGATGAGCTGAAATCGCGTTACTCCCCACGTGTCATTGGTCCCGACAATCCGGCCATCAAGGGGATCGATGATGCTGTGAGAGATGGCGATCGTTTCCGCTTGCTGGGCCGGCATTTCGAGGTCATGGCCACGCCTGGCCACACGCTGGATCATATCTCCTATCTTTCCAGCGGCACCCCCTCCCTGCTCTTTTGTGCCGATACACTGTTCTGTGGTGGCTGCGGTCGCCTCTTCGAAGGCACCCCAGAACAGATGCATCAGGCGCTGACACGCTTTGCCGAGCTTGATGATGACACGCTGGTCTTTGGTGCACATGAATATACGCTATCCAATCTGAAATTTGCTCAGGCGGCTGAGCTGGAGAACGCTAACCGCGACGCGCTTCTTGCCGAGTGTCAAAAGGCTCGTGAGCTTGATCGCCCCACACTTCCCAGCACTATCGGACGTGAGCGCCTCGTCAATCCTTTCATGCGTGTCCATCTTGAAAGCGTTCAGCGCAGCGCCGCTGAACAGGGAGAGGCGCATGATGCATTGTCTACCTTTACTACCCTGCGAGCCTGGAAGGATCGCTTCTAA
- a CDS encoding extracellular solute-binding protein → MPTVHGISLYDTPELPSDFDHFPWVNTQAPRGGDMVRSAMGSFDSLNPFIVRGDPASGLTAFGGLPFDTLMVESPDEPFTLYGLLASGIRLDPDRRWMEIDLDSRARFHDGSPVTAEDVVTTFETLEAQGSPMYRAYYADVTDVEVVSPFTVRFEFSEHNSRELPLILGQLPVLSAKDIERRDMTRPTLEPLMGSGPYRISDVQPGQRIVYERDDDYWGRDLPVNRGRYNIDRLIFDYYRDPSVALTAFRAGRVDLRIETIARNWVTGYDFPAARQGLIKRVEIEDHKPAPMQGFVMNLRRDVFKDRRVRRALGLAFDFNWLNRNLFYGLYARTHGFFDHSSMEAKGLPDDAERELLTPWRDQLPEEVFKTPLPIKAPQALRPRLKEALELLREAGYEVRNNRMVNRETGRPLRFELLLGSSSIERMALPMVRNLARLGIEVTLRTVDQSQYLVRLRQFDFDMTTTVIAQSTNPGNEQREYWGSEYADQPQSRNLAGISSPAVDDLIDRIIRADSRKALDTAASALDRVLRWGFYVIPQYHSPVTRLAYWKKMAMPDQSPEYGLDPDSWWIDPQGARQINARRE, encoded by the coding sequence GTGCCGACCGTACATGGCATTTCACTATACGATACGCCCGAACTGCCTTCCGACTTCGATCACTTCCCCTGGGTCAATACGCAGGCGCCCAGGGGGGGCGATATGGTGCGATCGGCCATGGGCAGCTTTGATTCGCTCAATCCCTTTATCGTGCGTGGTGATCCGGCCAGCGGGCTCACTGCCTTTGGCGGTCTGCCCTTCGATACGCTGATGGTCGAAAGCCCGGATGAGCCCTTTACCCTGTATGGGTTACTGGCTTCAGGGATTCGGCTGGACCCGGATCGCCGCTGGATGGAAATCGATCTGGATTCCAGAGCGCGCTTCCATGATGGCAGCCCGGTAACGGCAGAAGATGTCGTCACTACCTTTGAGACGCTTGAAGCGCAGGGCTCACCCATGTACCGGGCCTACTATGCCGATGTCACCGATGTAGAGGTGGTCTCGCCGTTCACCGTGCGCTTTGAGTTCAGTGAGCACAACTCACGCGAGCTGCCGCTGATTCTGGGGCAGCTACCGGTGCTGTCGGCAAAGGATATCGAGCGCCGTGACATGACTCGGCCCACACTTGAGCCTCTAATGGGCTCCGGCCCTTATCGCATCAGCGACGTTCAGCCTGGTCAGCGTATTGTTTATGAACGTGACGATGATTACTGGGGCAGGGATCTGCCGGTCAATCGAGGACGTTACAATATTGACCGCCTGATTTTTGACTACTATCGCGATCCGAGTGTGGCCCTTACCGCCTTTCGGGCGGGTCGAGTCGATCTGCGTATCGAAACCATCGCGCGCAATTGGGTGACCGGCTATGACTTTCCTGCCGCGCGCCAGGGGTTGATCAAGCGCGTTGAAATCGAGGATCACAAACCGGCGCCCATGCAGGGCTTCGTCATGAACCTGCGCCGTGATGTGTTCAAGGATCGGCGCGTTCGACGTGCCCTGGGGCTTGCGTTCGATTTCAACTGGCTCAATCGTAATCTGTTTTATGGCCTCTATGCCCGTACCCATGGCTTTTTTGATCATTCCTCCATGGAAGCAAAAGGGCTGCCGGATGACGCTGAGCGCGAGCTTCTGACGCCCTGGCGTGATCAACTGCCCGAAGAGGTCTTCAAGACTCCCCTGCCCATCAAGGCACCGCAGGCCCTGCGGCCCCGATTGAAAGAAGCGCTGGAGCTTCTCCGCGAAGCGGGGTATGAAGTGCGCAATAACCGGATGGTCAATCGGGAAACGGGCCGACCGTTGCGATTTGAGCTGCTTTTGGGCAGCTCAAGCATTGAGCGTATGGCGCTGCCGATGGTGCGCAACCTTGCGCGTCTGGGAATAGAGGTCACGCTCAGAACCGTGGATCAAAGCCAGTATCTGGTGCGCCTGCGCCAGTTCGATTTTGACATGACCACCACCGTGATCGCCCAGAGCACCAACCCCGGCAACGAGCAGCGTGAATACTGGGGCAGCGAATATGCCGATCAACCCCAGAGTCGCAATCTTGCGGGGATTTCCAGTCCAGCCGTTGATGACCTCATTGACCGGATCATTCGTGCGGATTCACGCAAGGCACTGGATACGGCGGCCTCGGCGCTGGATCGGGTGCTTCGCTGGGGCTTTTACGTGATCCCCCAGTATCATTCGCCGGTCACCCGATTGGCGTACTGGAAAAAAATGGCCATGCCCGATCAGAGTCCGGAATATGGCCTGGATCCTGATAGCTGGTGGATTGACCCTCAAGGCGCGCGACAGATCAACGCCCGCCGGGAATAA